A portion of the Amyelois transitella isolate CPQ chromosome 2, ilAmyTran1.1, whole genome shotgun sequence genome contains these proteins:
- the LOC106143147 gene encoding myosin-VIIa: MAAQVQLASLVWLKPQGSSEFDIPIAVKVLKSSGNTLQVQDDDGKVFSATINDVLKPLHATSVSGVEDMITLGELQEYTILRNLHIRYKQQLIYTYTGSMLIAINPYEILPIYTMDQIHFYQATNIGDVPPHIFAIGENSYRELNQTSTNQCIVISGESGAGKTESTKLLLQYLAAASGKHSWIEQQIQETNPVLEAFGNAKTVKNDNSSRFGKYINIYFSRKGVIEGGNIDQYLLEKSRIVFQNNGERNYHIFYSLVEGLTADEKRKLELGRAADYYYLNSGNMLSCEGRNDALEFADIRSAFKVLNFSDAEVWSVFGLLAAILHLGNLKFKGFHVNNIESSEVSDMINASRIASLLGVNKSVLCDALTRKTFVAHGEKVVSTITVSAATEGRDALVKAIYGHIFEYIVEGINRTLHRDQQLSSGSVGILDIFGFENFESNSFEQLCINYANENLQQFFVKHIFKLEQEQYEKEGIIWSNINYVDNQEMLDMIGLKPMNLLSLIDEESRFPKGTDVTLLSKLNSNHSTKSCYVAPKSTHEHSFGVKHFAGNVQYKIKGFLDKNRDMLTTDIKEMILDSSNSFLKNVFALETKPSFQSGRKTVSLSHQFKTSLESLMKTLYACHPFFVRCIKPNEVKQPRIFDKTLCVRQLRYAGLMETAKIRQAGFPIRYSYYEFVYRYRLIVPDIPPAEKVDCKVAAKKICTEVLNDDEFRLGHTKVFLKDTHDAILEDLRHKVLLNAVIRVQANARRFILRRQFLRQRAAALTIQKHFRARGYRKRFLIMRRGYLRIQAAIKSRELRKTFVNLRKFFTKFQAHCRGFIIRKLVKEKGGILRTRLAQLKKEKDVSIKSGTKEKVAEDEYEKNFTELMRSIWIIKETPVENNIQNNTVIDDRYVDDVFGFLKDSSTPGGTVRGTGFGVVSTPKAQITNVIPIPQEPQEEPIDEYNFRKFAATYFVGNTTHQYSRKHLKNSLLELPSPIDKEAAVALWITILRFMGDLAEPKYVDDKVDNIPVMTKLSNTVGRAFQKSKEFEELLSQDKYNKKMINKTLKRQTKLNEELMKSLVNDEVTIEMYSAWLNSRRSTNLEKLHFIIGHGIIRKELRDEILCQLCKQLTNNPSKASHARGWILLSLCVGCFPPSERFVKYLRSFIRNGPPGYAPYCEGRLLRTFKNGSRTQPPSWLELQATKTKKPILLSVTLMDESVKTIQSDSATTSEEICQQIADNIGLKDTFGFSLYITLYDKVLSLGSEGEHIMDAISQCEQFSREQGTPEKNAPWRLFFRKEIFTPWHNPAEDSVATNLIYYQVAKGVKFGEYRCNNEQDLAMLAAQQHYIEYGPKIDPNVLRKVIVNYIPNQFIQSNDAALTKWEHLVTKAFESAHSVQSRIDPLRCKEDIVIFSKLKWPMLFSRFFEALKLKGDAISKDLVIIAVNWTGIYIVDQTEHILLEIAFCEVTYVAYNEDKDLDNVGRITIRTIQQEEFEFQSVDASDMSSLIIYLIDGLKRRSIYVIAQNDSQGYSDASSFLQYKKGDLITLLQDCTGESLMNSTWGHGFCNGQEGLFPTEQVYILPTMTEPTGGTLEVFKKGNITNDKKTKSKYNTIQRKRMYTLEKFAKEHFRENTEGNSSASGVSTLTTAKKNVAVDLWVHSREPLRKPLLKKLLENENMSKLAVMAYMGLLKYMGDMPAPKARTVTEYTDEIFRAAITEPLLRDEVYCQIMKQLTNNRIQLSEERGWEIMWLATGIFACGPVLLKELVEFLKTRPHPIAKECLKRVFRIQKSGPRMYAPYVVEVEAIQHRSLQIYHKVYFPDDTDEAFEVDSSTKAKDLCEQITGRLNLKNSDGFSLFVKIADKVFSVPENYYFFDFVYELVEWMKQTRPIRGGAQVQMNYQIFFMKKLWINTIPGRDKNADQIFYYPQELPKYLRGYHKTSKQDLIELAALIYKARFGSDQTLLPRITEMLEEFIPPDMVRLQSNSAWKSSISAAYTQLGIMTQDEAKERFLKRIYQLPTFGTAFFEVKQTSDPAYPEMVVVGINKNGVSIIHPQSRDVLITHPFSQISNWSSGNTFFHMTMGNFIRGTKILCETSLGYKMDDLISSYIAVLRQTTYSEAK, translated from the exons ATGGCAGCCCAGGTTCAATTAgca AGCCTGGTGTGGCTCAAGCCACAAGGCAGCTCCGAGTTCGACATTCCCATAGCGGTCAAAGTGCTGAAGAGCAGCGGGAACACCCTCCAGGTGCAAGATGACGACGGCAAG GTGTTCTCAGCAACCATCAATGATGTACTGAAACCACTCCACGCGACGTCCGTGAGCGGCGTCGAGGACATGATAACTCTTGGCGAGCTCCAGGAATATACCATCCTCAGAAACCTCCATATAAGATACAAGCAACAGTTGATTTAC ACATACACGGGGTCTATGCTGATCGCTATCAATCCATACGAGATCCTGCCTATATACACCATGGACCAGATACATTTCTACCAGGCGACGAACATAGGGGACGTGCCGCCACATATTTTCGCCATCGGAGAAAATTCTTACAGGGAACTCAACCAGACCTCTACAAACCAGTGTATTGTTATaag tGGCGAAAGTGGTGCAGGAAAAACGGAAAGCACAAAATTGCTGTTACAATATTTAGCCGCGGCCAGCGGGAAGCATTCCTGGATTGAGCAGCAAATACAGGAAACAAATCCGGTTCTAGAGGCGTTTGGTAACgctaaaacagtaaaaaacgACAACTCCTCGAGATTCGGAAAATAcattaacatatattttagcAGAAAAGGTGTTATTGAAGGGGGCAATATAGATCAATATCTTTTAGAAAAATCACGTATCGTATTTCAGAATAACGGTGAAAGGaattatcatatattttacTCGCTTGTTGAGGGTTTAACAGCTGATGAGAAAAGGAAGCTAGAGCTCGGTCGTGCAGCTGACTATTACTATTTAAACTCTGGCAACATGCTCTCCTGCGAAGGTCGTAATGATGCCCTGGAATTTGCTGATATAAGATCTGCCTTCAAAGTTCTGAACTTTTCAGACGCAGAGGTTTGGTCTGTATTCGGTCTATTAGCTGCAATTTTACATTTGGgaaacttgaaatttaaaGGTTTCCATGTGAACAACATAGAGTCGTCAGAAGTATCTGACATGATTAATGCAAGTAGGATTGCGTCACTTTTAGGAGTGAATAAATCTGTGCTTTGTGATGCTTTGACAAGAAAGACCTTTGTGGCACACGGTGAAAAAGTAGTGTCCACCATAACAGTATCGGCTGCCACGGAAGGTCGAGATGCATTGGTTAAAGCGATATATGGACACATATTTGAGTACATTGTCGAAGGTATAAACCGAACATTACATAGAGACCAGCAATTGTCCAGCGGTTCTGTAGGGATTCTAGATATATTTGGTTTCGAAAATTTCGAGTCTAATAGTTTTGAACAGCTTTGCATCAATTACGCAAACGAGAATCTGCAACAGTTTTTCGTCAAGCACATATTCAAATTGGAGCAGGAACAGTATGAGAAGGAAGGAATAATTTGGTCAAACATAAATTACGTCGATAACCAGGAAATGTTGGATATGATAGGCCTGAAGCCTATGAATCTGTTGTCGCTGATCGACGAAGAGTCGCGATTCCCGAAAGGCACTGACGTCACTCTTCTATCCAAACTGAATAGCAATCACAGCACTAAGTCGTGCTACGTAGCTCCGAAATCAACGCATGAACATTCTTTTGGAGTGAAACATTTTGCCGGCAACGTgcagtacaaaataaaag GATTCCTGGATAAAAACAGAGATATGTTGACGACAGACATCAAAGAGATGATACTGGATTCGAGTAACTCTTTCTTGAAAAACGTATTCGCGCTGGAAACGAAGCCTAGTTTCCAGAGTGGTCGGAAGACAGTGTCTTTAAGCCACCAGTTCAAAACGTCCTTAGAATCTTTAATGAAAACCTTGTACGCCTGCCATCCTTTCTTCGTGCGATGTATCAAACCAAATGAAGTAAAACAGCCTAGG ATTTTCGACAAAACGTTGTGTGTGCGACAATTGAGATATGCTGGCTTGATGGAAACGGCAAAAATAAGGCAAGCTGGTTTCCCCATACGCTACTCTTACTACGAATTTGTCTACCGATACAGACTCATAGTCCCCGACATACCGCCCGCTGAAAAAGTGGACTGTAAAGTAGCtgctaaaaaaatatgcactGAAGTGTTGAATGATGATGAATTTCGACTGGGACATACAAAAGTGTTCCTTAAAGATACACATGATGCCATCCTGGAAGATCTAAGGCATAAGGTTTTACTGAACGCTGTAATAAGAGTACAAGCGAATGCAAGAAGGTTCATTCTAAGGCGACAATTCCTGAGGCAGCGCGCCGCCGCCTTGACCATACAGAAACATTTCCGAGCTCGAGGATACAGAAAGAGATTTTTGATAATGCGAAGAGGCTACTTACGAATACAAGCAGCCATTAAGTCTAGAGAACTAAGAAAGACTTTCGTGAATTTAAGAAAGTTCTTCACCAAATTTCAGGCACATTGCAGaggttttattattagaaaattgGTCAAAGAAAAGGGCGGTATTCTCAGAACGAGGTTAGCGCAATTAAAGAAAGAGAAAGACGTATCGATTAAATCTGGTACTAAAGAGAAAGTTGCAGAAGATGAATATGAGAAGAACTTTACCGAACTCATGAGGTCTATTTGGATAATTAAAGAAACTCCAGtagaaaataacatacaaaacaacacagtAATTGATGATAGATATGTGGATGATGTATTCGGGTTCCTTAAAGATTCTTCTACTCCCGGTGGCACAGTTCGAGGAACTGGTTTTGGTGTG gtATCTACGCCCAAAGCACAAATAACGAACGTGATTCCAATACCACAAGAGCCTCAAGAGGAACCAATAGACGAGTACAACTTCAGAAAATTCGCTGCCACATATTTCGTTGGCAATACTACCCATCAATACTCCAGAAAACATCTTAAAAATTCCCTTCTTGAGTTACCTTCGCCTATTGATAAAGAAGCTGCGGTGGCATTATGGATCACTATATTGAGGTTTATGGGCGATTTGGCCGAGCCAAAATATGTTGACGACAAAGTTGATAATATACCTGTAATGACCAAGTTGTCCAATACGGTCGGTCGTGCTTTCCAGAAGAGTAAGGAATTTGaa GAACTCTTGTCtcaagataaatataataagaaaatgatAAACAAAACACTAAAACGCCAGACTAAATTGAATGAAGAGCTGATGAAAAGCCTAGTTAATGATGAAGTGACTATAGAGATGTACAGCGCTTGGTTGAACTCAAGGCGAAGCACTAACTTGGAGAAGCTACACTTTATAATCGGCCATGGCATCATAAGAAAGGAATTGCG AGATGAAATTTTGTGCCAGCTATGCAAGCAGCTGACAAACAACCCGTCTAAAGCCTCCCATGCCCGTGGGTGGATATTACTATCTCTTTGCGTCGGCTGCTTCCCGCCCTCTGAGCGATTCGTCAAATACCTGCGATCGTTTATTCGTAATGGTCCACCAGGTTACGCCCCTTACTGTGAAGGAAGACTTTTAAGAACCTTCAAAAATGGTTCCCGAACACAACCGCCTAGTTGGTTGGAACTTCAAGCTACCAAAACCAAAAAACCTATTCTGCTATCGGTCACTTTAATGGACGAATCTGTCAAAACAATTCAATCGGATTCCGCCACAACTTCCGAAGAAATATGTCAACAAATAGCAGATAACATCGGTCTGAAAGACACATTCGGGTTTTCTTTATACATAACTTTATATGATAAAGTTCTTTCATTAGGAAGCGAAGGAGAACATATTATGGACGCAATTTCTCAATGCGAACAGTTTTCTAGAGAACAAGGGACACCGGAGAAAAACGCCCCTTGGAGATTATTCTTCcgtaaagaaatatttacacCCTGGCATAATCCAGCTGAGGATTCGGTAGCGACTAATCTGATTTACTATCAAGTAGCTAAAGGAGTGAAATTCGGCGAATACCGTTGTAATAACGAACAAGATTTAGCGATGTTAGCTGCTCAGCAACACTATATTGAGTACGGGCCTAAAATAGATCCAAACGTCCTTCGTAAAGtcattgtaaattatataccGAATCAATTTATTCAGTCTAACGACGCTGCATTGACAAAATGGGAACATTTAGTTACAAAAGCCTTTGAGTCTGCACACAGTGTTCAATCAAGAATAGACCCGCTGCGATGTAAAGAAGATATCGTTATAttctcaaaattaaaatggcCTATGCTTTTCTCCAGATTCTTTGAAGCACTTAAGTTGAAAGGCGATGCTATTAGCAAAGATCTTGTTATAATAGCCGTTAACTGGACTGGCATTTACATAGTTGATCAAACAGAGCACATACTACTTGAGATAGCGTTTTGTGAAGTAACTTATGTCGCTTACAATGAAGACAAAGATTTGGATAATGTTGGTCGAATTACAATAAGAACCATACAACAAGAAGAATTTGAATTCCAGAGTGTCGATGCAAGTGACATGagttcattaattatttatctaataGATGGCCTCAAGAGACGGTCGATCTACGTGATAGCACAAAACGACTCTCAGGGTTACAGCGACGCTTCATCATtcttacaatacaaaaaaggtgaTCTAATAACTCTTTTGCAAGACTGTACAGGGGAATCTTTGATGAATTCAACATGGGGCCATGGATTTTGTAATGGTCAAGAAGGTCTATTCCCTACAGAACAAGTATATATTCTACCGACAATGACAGAGCCCACCGGTGGAACTTTAGAAGTGTTCAAAAAAGGTAATATTACTAAtgataagaaaacaaaatcaaagTATAATACAATACAACGGAAACGAATGTACACGCTTGAAAAATTCGCTAAGGAACACTTCAGGGAGAATACGGAAGGTAATAGTAGCGCATCTGGTGTGTCTACTTTAACTACTGCGAAAAAGAATGTAGCTGTTGACTTGTGGGTCCACAGTCGAGAGCCACTTCGGAAGCCATTGCTGAAGAAACTACTAGAAAACGAAAACATGTCGAAACTAGCAGTTATGGCTTACATGGGTCTTCTTAAATACATGGGAGATATGCCTGCTCCTAAAGCGAGGACAGTGACAGAGTACACCGATGAAATATTCCGAGCAGCCATTACTGAGCCTCTACTACGAGACGAAGTTTATTGTCAAATCATGAAACAGCTCACCAATAATAGGATACAGCTAAGCGAAGAGCGCGGTTGGGAAATAATGTGGCTCGCGACAGGAATTTTCGCTTGTGGGCCTGTATTGTTGAAGGAGTTGGTGGAATTTCTGAAGACACGACCACATCCTATTGCGAAGGAATGTTTGAAAAGAGTGTTTAGGATACAAAAGAGTGGTCCGAGAATGTATGCCCCTTACGTGGTGGAAGTGGAAGCTATTCAGCATAGAAGTTTGCAGATATATCACAAAGTTTATTTCCCGGACGATACAGATGAGGCGTTCGAGGTCGACTCGTCTACGAAGGCGAAAGATTTATGTGAACAAATTACTGGCagattaaatttgaaaaatagtgATGGGTTTAGTTTGTTCGTGAAGATCGCTGATAAAGTGTTCTCCGTTCCAGaaaactattatttctttgatttCGTATATGAACTTGTTGAGTGGATGAAGCAAACGCGGCCTATTCGTGgag GAGCGCAAGTGCAAATGAACTACCAAATATTCTTCATGAAGAAATTGTGGATAAACACTATCCCCGGGCGAGACAAGAATGctgatcaaatattttattacccaCAAGAGTTACCCAAGTATCTGCGTGGTTACCATAAGACTTCAAAACAAGATCTTATTGAATTAGCAGCTCTGATCTATAAAGCTAGGTTCGGAAGTGACCAAACACTGCTACCACGAATTACAGAAATGTTAGAGGAATTTATACCACCAGATATGGTTAGGTTGCAATCTAACTCAGCATGGAAATCCTCGATTAGCGCTGCGTATACGCAGTTAGGTATAATGACGcaagatgaagcgaaagagaGGTTTTTAAAGAGGATATACCAGTTGCCTACATTCGGCACAGCTTTCTTCGAAGTAAAGCAGACTTCTGATCCCGCCTATCCTGAAATGGTTGTGGTTGGAATAAATAAGAATGGTGTTAGCATCATCCACCCCCAGAGTCGA GACGTGCTTATTACCCACCCATTCTCTCAAATATCCAATTGGTCATCTGGCAACACGTTCTTCCACATGACAATGGGCAACTTTATTCGTGgcacaaaaatattgtgcGAGACATCTTTGGGATACAAAATGGACGACCTCATTTCTTCATACATCGCCGTTTTACGACAAACTACCTATTCAGAAGCCAAGTAG
- the LOC106143049 gene encoding uncharacterized protein LOC106143049 isoform X1: protein MYVKVPEVRKCCFCVPLRHGIITFGVINTLLTMIASGCMLVTTQLHKPTAHGSSLEEITSAILFGILGMSIILNILLLVAGLQKDVTMLRLYNCYMIGTALAALVPACVLMTRMRTLEVCEAFSIILMQCYIIVLVRSEIVKLEKKAHGEEAPSPADNQTVDVPDTDVLIYSI, encoded by the exons atgtacgtaaAAGTGCCTGAAGTGCGAAAATGCTGTTTTTGTGTTCCTTTACGCCATGGAATCATTACATTTGGTGTCATTAATACC ttgCTAACGATGATAGCTTCTGGCTGCATGCTGGTCACCACACAGCTGCACAAGCCGACTGCCCATGGTTCCTCCCTGGAAGAGATCACATCGGCTATCCTCTTTGGGATATTGGGGATGAGCATTATTCTTAACATCCTGCTGCTTGTGGCAGGACTCCag AAAGACGTAACCATGTTGAGATTATACAATTGCTATATGATAGGGACCGCCCTCGCCGCACTCGTTCCCGCTTGCGTCCTTATGACTAGAATGAGGACTCTAGAAGTGTGTGAAGCCTTCTCAATTATAC taatGCAATGTTACATCATCGTGCTCGTGAGAAGCGAGATCGTCAAGCTGGAGAAGAAGGCGCATGGTGAAGAAGCACCGTCACCCGCGGACAACCAGACTGTAGACGTGCCGGATACAGACGTCCTCATTTACAGTATTTAG
- the LOC106143042 gene encoding prohibitin 1 gives MAAQLFNRIGQVGLGVALVGGVVNSALYNVDGGHRAVIFDRFAGVKNLVVGEGTHFFIPWVQKPIIFDIRSRPRNVPTVTGSKDLQNVNITLRILFRPVPDQLPKIYTILGIDYDERVLPSITSEVLKAVVAQFDAGELITQREVVSQKVNESLTERAGQFGLILDDISITHLTFGKEFTQAVELKQVAQQEAEKARFLVEKAEQQKKAAVIAAEGDAQAAVLLAKSFGSAGEGLVELRRIEAAEDIAYQLSKSRNVTYLPQGQNVLLNLPTQN, from the exons ATGGCTGCACAACTTTTCAACCGAATCGGTCAGGTCGGCCTTGGCGTAGCACTTGTTGGTGGTGTTGTCAACTCTGCTCTATATAATG TTGATGGAGGTCACAGAGCTGTCATCTTTGACAGATTTGCGGGTGTCAAGAACTTGGTGGTTGGTGAGGGGACCCATTTCTTCATCCCTTGGGTGCAGAAGCCAATCATCTTTGACATCCGATCAAGACCTAGGAATGTCCCCACTGTCACAGGCAGTAAag ATCTTCAAAATGTGAACATCACCCTTCGTATCCTGTTCCGGCCCGTGCCTGACCAGCTGCCCAAAATCTACACTATCCTCGGAATAGACTATGATGAGAGAGTGCTTCCATCCATCACATCAGAAGTATTAAAAGCAGTTGTTGCCCAATTTGATGCAGGAGAACTCATCACACAAAGAGAg GTTGTGTCACAAAAAGTCAATGAAAGTTTAACTGAGAGAGCTGGTCAGTTTGGATTGATCTTAGACGACATTTCCATCACACACTTGACATTTGGCAAAGAGTTCACGCAGGCCGTGGAGTTGAAGCAGGTTGCACAGCAAGAGGCAGAAAAGGCCAGATTCCTCGTAGAGAAGGCTGAACAACAGAAAAAAGCTGCCGTTATCGCCGCCGAAGGAGACGCGCAAGCCGCAGTACTCCTAGCAAAATCGTTCGGAAGTGCTGGCGAGGGCCTCGTCGAACTTAGACGTATCGAAGCCGCCGAAGATATTGCATACCAGTTGTCGAAGTCCCGCAACGTAACCTACTTACCCCAAGGACAGAATGTACTCTTAAATCTCCCAACACAAAACTGA
- the LOC106143049 gene encoding uncharacterized protein LOC106143049 isoform X2: MIASGCMLVTTQLHKPTAHGSSLEEITSAILFGILGMSIILNILLLVAGLQKDVTMLRLYNCYMIGTALAALVPACVLMTRMRTLEVCEAFSIILMQCYIIVLVRSEIVKLEKKAHGEEAPSPADNQTVDVPDTDVLIYSI; the protein is encoded by the exons ATGATAGCTTCTGGCTGCATGCTGGTCACCACACAGCTGCACAAGCCGACTGCCCATGGTTCCTCCCTGGAAGAGATCACATCGGCTATCCTCTTTGGGATATTGGGGATGAGCATTATTCTTAACATCCTGCTGCTTGTGGCAGGACTCCag AAAGACGTAACCATGTTGAGATTATACAATTGCTATATGATAGGGACCGCCCTCGCCGCACTCGTTCCCGCTTGCGTCCTTATGACTAGAATGAGGACTCTAGAAGTGTGTGAAGCCTTCTCAATTATAC taatGCAATGTTACATCATCGTGCTCGTGAGAAGCGAGATCGTCAAGCTGGAGAAGAAGGCGCATGGTGAAGAAGCACCGTCACCCGCGGACAACCAGACTGTAGACGTGCCGGATACAGACGTCCTCATTTACAGTATTTAG
- the LOC106143044 gene encoding inactive peptidyl-prolyl cis-trans isomerase FKBP6, translating to MESKTAFALEDGIDLRKVVTTGSVLQINLDYDDTEYVAEAERAESKIVDIIGSPVMDFKKFEENLTPVDTDGFVKKKIMEEGGGLPLHEGCTVSIAFSGYWECESEPFDMKSCRKPMVVDLKENGLLPGLQTAIMSMLVGEMSVFLLSHQVMYGEMGIPPRIRPKASCVFYIKLVRSILTPKEGKIDFSESNLFKRIYKEVTMLYSSGVTLHKSNNTSAAIQLFKKAVNMLHKCRLADETEEKIQEKMLIKLYINLAVCYNKIKQPLRACTACNELNRLNSLWNNGKALFHNAKSLRMIGEFDGAEKRLKRAMKLCTNAKDSILKEFNNEYELLEKTRNSCNQNKLLGKKIVNNLELISDDFKKEFDTLIKNFKENSNLCKLKLPKGLNSLEIAYVKESCIRNNVFFSIIKKDCIQDNEGGNFVSADNVDENFALDKDKDDDVSTENEDSGHCRG from the exons ATGGAATCAAAAACAGCATTTGCACTTGAAGATGGGATAGATTTGAG GAAAGTAGTCACCACAGGTTCAGTTCTTCAAATCAATTTAGATTATGATGACACAGAATATGTAGCAGAAGCAGAGCGTGCAGAGAGTAAGATTGTTGACATAATTGGTAGTCCAGTAATGGATTTTAAGAAGTTTGAGGAGAACTTAACTCCAGTAGATACCGATGGatttgttaagaaaaaaattatggaaGAAGGCGGTGGACTGCCACTGCATGAGGGCTGCACAGTTTCCATTGCATTTTCTGGGTATTGGGAATGTGAGTCGGAGCCATTTGACATGAAAAGCTGCAGAAAGCCAATG GTGGTTGATCTCAAAGAAAATGGACTACTGCCAGGACTCCAAACAGCAATCATGTCAATGTTGGTTGGGGAAATGTCTGTGTTTCTCTTGTCCCATCAAGTAATGTACGGTGAAATGGGAATTCCTCCAAGAATCAGGCCTAAAGCCTCttgtgtattttatattaagctTGTTAGAAGTATTCTCACGCCAAAGGAAGG GAAAATTGACTTTTCTGaatcaaatttattcaaaaggaTATATAAGGAAGTTACAATGCTATACAGTTCAGGAGTTACTCTGCATAAAAGCAACAACACCAGTGCTGCTATACAGTTGTTTAAGAAGGCTGTAAATATGTTGCACAAGTGCCGTTTGGCTGACGAGACTGAAGAAAAGATACAAGAAAAAATGCTTATCAAGCTGTATATTAATCTGGCAGTGTGCTATAATAAGATTAAGCAACCTCTTAGAGCATGTACTGCTTGCAATGAACTGAATCGGCTGAATAGTCTCTGGAATAATGGGAAAGCTCTGTTTCACAATGCTAAGAGTCTCAGAATGATTGGAGAATTTGATGGTGCAGAGAAAAGACTCAAAAGAGCAATGAAACTTTGTACAAATGCTAAAGATTCCATTCTCAAGGAATTCAACAATGAATATGAACTTTTAGAAAAAACACGCAATTCATGTAATCAGAATAAATTATTGGGCAAGAAAATTGTGAATAATCTTGAACTAATAAGTGACGatttcaaaaaagaatttgataccttgatcaaaaactttaaagaaaatagcaatttgtgtaaattaaaattgccaAAAGGACTAAATTCATTAGAAATAGCTTATGTGAAGGAATCGTGTATAAGAAATAATGTGTTCTTCAGTATAATCAAGAAGGATTGTATTCAAGACAATGAAGGCGGAAATTTTGTTTCGGCAGATAATGTAGACGAGAACTTTGCGTTAGATAAAGACAAGGATGATGATGTGTCGACAGAAAATGAGGACTCGGGCCATTGCAGAGGCTGA